A window of Ictidomys tridecemlineatus isolate mIctTri1 chromosome 1, mIctTri1.hap1, whole genome shotgun sequence contains these coding sequences:
- the LOC101978648 gene encoding LOW QUALITY PROTEIN: olfactory receptor 2Y1 (The sequence of the model RefSeq protein was modified relative to this genomic sequence to represent the inferred CDS: inserted 1 base in 1 codon), producing the protein MGSFNTSFEEGFILVGFSDWPQLELVFFVFISILYSLTLFGNITIITLSQLDPQLHTPMYFFLCHLSFXDLCYTTSTVPQLLINLSGFDRTISYGGCVAQLFISLSVGGTECVLLVVMAFDRYAAVCRPLHYTTIMNPLLCQSLAIAAWVGGLMNSLIQTSLMMAMPLCGLHYLNHFFCEMLVLQKLACEDTGGTEAKMFVARVIIIVIPAALILGSYAHIAQAVLRIKSMAGRRKAFGTCASHLLVVCLFYGSAMYTYLQPLGSYSENEGKFIALFYTIVTPMLNPLIYTLRNKDVKGALWKVLGRSQDSK; encoded by the exons ATGGGAAGTTTCAACACCAGTTTTGAAGAGGGCTTCATTTTGGTGGGCTTCTCAGATTGGCCTCAACTGGAACTTgtcttttttgtcttcatttcaatTCTTTACTCCCTAACACTGTTTGGAAACATAACCATTATCACACTTTCACAACTGGACCCTCAACTGCAcacgcccatgtacttcttcctctgccACCTCTCCT TGGACCTCTGCTATACCACCAGCACTGTGCCCCAGCTGCTGATCAATCTTTCTGGATTTGACAGGACCATCAGCTATGGAGGGTGTGTGGCTCAGCTTTTTATATCGCTCTCTGTAGGTGGAACTGAGTGTGTGCTTCTGGTGGTGATGGCCTTTGACCGCTATGCTGCTGTGTGTCGTCCACTCCACTACACAACCATCATGAACCCCCTTCTCTGCCAGTCCCTGGCTATTGCTGCCTGGGTGGGAGGTCTCATGAACTCTCTGATTCAGACAAGCCTCATGATGGCCATGCCTCTCTGTGGCCTCCATTACCTGAACCACTTCTTCTGTGAGATGCTTGTACTCCAGAAGTTGGCTTGTGAGGACACAGGAGGCACAGAGGCCAAGATGTTTGTGGCCCGAGTCATAATCATTGTTATTCCTGCAGCACTGATTCTAGGCTCCTATGCACACATTGCTcaggcagtgctgaggatcaagtcAATGGCAGGGCGCAGAAAGGCTTTTGGGACCTGTGCGTCCCATCTCCTTGTGGTTTGCCTGTTTTATGGCTCAGCCATGTACACATACCTCCAACCCCTAGGCAGTTATTCTGAGAATGAGGGAAAGTTTATTGCCCTTTTCTATACTATAGTTACTCCCATGCTCAATCCTCTGATCTATACCCTAAGGAACAAGGATGTGAAGGGGGCTCTGTGGAAGGTACTGGGGAGAAGCCAAGACTCAAAATAG